From Dehalococcoidales bacterium:
TTTTGTGACGGGGAAGGGTCTCGAGATATGATCGAAAGGCGTGTGAAAGCCATTCGCGATGCCTTCGACAGACAGTTTCCGAAGTAGAGGAGATGCTGATTTCAGAGACGAGATGCAGGAACCGGAAAAAGAACGGTTCTATCCGCCTGTCAACAGCAAAGAGACGTCCCAATGAAACAGACTGAAAAAGCACCTGTCGTAACGACCACCATCGACACCAGACTGGGGAGAATCACGGGTATCGACCACCAGGATGCCATGACCTTTCTTGGTATCCGCTACGGCAAGCCGCCAACCGGATCCCGGCGATTTCTGCCGCCGGAAGCCAGCGGCGCGTGGTCCGGCACTTACGATGCCACGTTCTTGCACAATCAGGCCGTACAAGTTGTTCACCATACTTTCTACCATGAGACCCAACGTGAAGAAATGGGTGCCCTGGACGAGGACTGTCTGTTTCTCAATGTATTTACCCCGGCAGCAGATGGCCTAAGACGACCGGTGATGGTTTGGATCCATGGCGGCGGCTACGTCGAAGGGTCTGCCAACGAATACAACGGCATTCGACTGGCCACCCAGGGAGATATCGTCGTGGTCGCCATCAATTACCGTGTAGGTGCATTCGGTTTCTTCGACTTGAGCGCCCTTGGTGCCGACTACAAGGGTTCTGCTAACAACGGCGTTCGCGACATGATTCTGGCCTTGGAATGGGTCCGTGACAACATTTCCGACTATGGGGGCGATCCCGACTGCGTCACGATCTTTGGGGAGTCTGCCGGTGGCGAAGCAGTGCTGCTGCTCCTGGGCGCACCCGAAGCCGAGGGGAAGTTCCACCGGGTCATTGCCCATTCTCCTGGTGGCGGATTGGCCGACCCGAAGAAGAGGAGCCTGCAGGATCTTTGCCGGCACTTTGGCAAGGAGGAAGCGCTGTCGTCTAACGGCCTCCTCGATTATCTGCTCGAAATGAGGGCGGATGATCTTCTAAAGGTCACCAGAACCGGGCCGAGCATCGATGGCGTCGTTGTTACCCGTACCGCAATTCAGGTCTGCCGCGAGAAAGGGAGCGACGGTGTCCCGATCATTCTGGGCACCAACCGCGATGAGGGCACCTTTATGTCCTATGGCACCGGACCCGGACGCTGGACAGATGAGATCGACCGCAAGGGATTCGAGTTGGTAATGACAGACTTAATGCGCAGGAACGTCCTCGGGCCCGCTGAAGCTGCCGACGCTTCGGGTAGCCCGGTGTGGCTCTACCGGCTTGATCTGCCGAGCACGTTTCTCGAGGGCAGTCTGGGGGCCACCCATGCGGCGGATATTCCGCTCACGTTCAACTATCCGGCAATCGGTACCAAGTGCCATATCTTCTATGTGCCTATTTCTCCCAAAGCAATCGAACTGGGTCAGGCCTGGTCCTCGACGTGTATGCAATTTGCCCGCACAGGCGACCCAAACGGTGCCAGATACTTGCCGGATTGGCCGGTCTACGATATCCGGACTCGCCGGACGCTGGTTCTGGACGCACCGTGTCGTGTCGTCGATGATCTCGATGCCAAGGATGAACGGGACCGGGATCCTGCTATCTATGCAGCATTCATAAGACATAAGGAAGCGATGTAGAATTGGCCATGCCAATAGGACTCTGTCATGGCACTTGAACTACCGTGGTGATGCTGAGGAACAGGATGGCAAGCAAAGAGGCGTTCAGGTTTCAGTATAAGGCTCTAGTACGCCTAACAAAGGTGAAGGCTGCCCTGACACCTGAACCCTTAATAGAGTGAGTATTTCCAGACTCCTCATCGCCAACAGGGGCGAGATTGCGATACGCATACACCATGCGGCCGCTGAACTTGGGATTACAACCGTAGCTGTCTTTTCAGTTTATTCTTACCACTAGAAGGATACGCCCCTCTCTTATTACACACAACACGTTACACTACCCACCGTCGTGCACAGTTTGCTATAGAGAAGCCCTTTGCTGTACAATAACAGTACCATACAATTTTCTTCTTCATTCTTCATATCCTTTATGAATAGGCCCGGAATAGAGCCGGGCTTATTCATTTTCGGCATTCGTTATTCGAGGACACGATCCTATTTATTGGTCACGGAAGACTGTTCTGTGTGATCAGGCACAGAGAAAGGGGCTGGGGACATCTCCCCAGCCCCTTCGCAGGTCCTTACTTTCAGGACGGCACGTATCAGCTCTTACCGATCCTGAACATCTTGGTGCCACACTGAGGACAGATACCTTGAGTCGCCGGTTTACCGTTCTTCATTGTTATGGCCTTGACGTCCTTCATCTCCCTCTTGGCACGGCACTTCATGCAATAGGCTTCCACAGCTCACCTCCTTTCGGTCAGCCGCGCCCGGGCTCCAGACGCCGATAGAGGGAGTTCCGATGTGGGGTGCCAAGCTCAGGGCCGAGCGCTACTCCCCGAGAACCGTCCACGTGTACCAGTACCTGGTGAGGCGCTACCTCGACGGCAATCCCGTTCCTACCAAGTTCGAGTTGCAGTCCTACCTGGCCTACACGCTCTTGAACTACCTTTGGATGCACCCCTTGTTTGAGAGGCAGTGAAGGCGTGGCTTGCGAAGCGCAGGCATGCCGGCCTGGTGCTTACCGGAAAGGAGAGTACTTTCTTACTCGTGCCGGACGTGACCAAAGGCTCATTGACAAGCAGCAGGGGTGTGCTACGCTGAAAGCAGGAGGAGGCGTTCAAGTGTACGGGGGCGTTAGGAAGATGCGGGGACTGCCGGACCGGATGGCCAACGGAATACCGCCAGCCAGCGTCGGTACTATGACGACACCGCTGACACCTCCGGGAATACTGTATCTGACAAAGGATCATGGGCTATTGCTGGTACTGGAAGCTCACAAGTTTGCACCTCTCGGGCTTTTTCAGCCGATATCCTGAGCCTAGAATAGGATTATGAGCAATCAGAAGCTAGCCGTCAAGAAAGGGACCGACTCTACAGACGAGTCGAAGCCGCAGGAAGTGGCAGAGCAGGGCCACGTGGAGTTGTTTGGAAGGGAATTCCGCATCGTTCAGAACGGCCTTGACCCGGACGAAGTCGTCGATTACCTCCAGAATGCCAGTGACACAAGTAACGCTACCTTCAAACATCTGGAGCAGTTCTCCGCGATACAGGCAGTTGCCAAAACGATGGAGGAGTCGGTAGCTCAAGCCAAGCGGCTAGCGGAAACCGCCAGAGAACAGGCGGAGGACGAGGCCCAGCAGGAGAAAGCCCGGGTAATCGAGGATGCGAAACGGCAAGCGGCCGAGAACGTCCGCCGGGTGACCAAGACCTATCTCACCTCCCTCGACACGGTCTACTCTGCTCTGCTCGAAGCTATCAAGGACGCCTTTGAAAAGACCAAGGAGACGGCGACCAAGACCCTTGCCGAGATGGAAGAGAACGCGCAGGATGAGGTTGTGGCGCAGCTGGAGCAATCTATCCCGGATACCAAACAGCCTGAAGAGGGGGCATCAGGATCCGAAGCTGGTGACAGCGAAGTTATTACGGTCGAGGGGAAGGAGGAGACACAATTCCAGAGAGACGACGGCCCCGACTTGGCCGGTCTGTACAAAAGCTGGGAAAACCTGCGGGAGAGTGAGAGATTGCTCGAGGCTACCATTCGGGACAACTCTGCCAGCGTTGAAGGCGAGAAACCTGCCGATACCAAGGCTGCTACGCAGAGCGAGGTTGAGAATGACCCACAAGGCGAGGTAGAGCAGGAACCTGCCAGACAGGCTGATGATATACAGGGTGATGAGGAGCAGGAGCCTTCCGCCGTCACGACCGGTTCAGAGAGCGACGAAGAAGAGTATCCAGGTGCCGAGACAGCCGGTGACGAGTCTGGTGAGAAGGGCTCTGATCTCTACCGTGGCAACGTAACACTGGTACTTCCGAAAGGAGTTCCGGTATCGTGGCGGCTGGA
This genomic window contains:
- a CDS encoding biotin carboxylase N-terminal domain-containing protein, translated to MSISRLLIANRGEIAIRIHHAAAELGITTVAVFSVYSYH
- a CDS encoding carboxylesterase family protein, which codes for MKQTEKAPVVTTTIDTRLGRITGIDHQDAMTFLGIRYGKPPTGSRRFLPPEASGAWSGTYDATFLHNQAVQVVHHTFYHETQREEMGALDEDCLFLNVFTPAADGLRRPVMVWIHGGGYVEGSANEYNGIRLATQGDIVVVAINYRVGAFGFFDLSALGADYKGSANNGVRDMILALEWVRDNISDYGGDPDCVTIFGESAGGEAVLLLLGAPEAEGKFHRVIAHSPGGGLADPKKRSLQDLCRHFGKEEALSSNGLLDYLLEMRADDLLKVTRTGPSIDGVVVTRTAIQVCREKGSDGVPIILGTNRDEGTFMSYGTGPGRWTDEIDRKGFELVMTDLMRRNVLGPAEAADASGSPVWLYRLDLPSTFLEGSLGATHAADIPLTFNYPAIGTKCHIFYVPISPKAIELGQAWSSTCMQFARTGDPNGARYLPDWPVYDIRTRRTLVLDAPCRVVDDLDAKDERDRDPAIYAAFIRHKEAM
- a CDS encoding DUF5679 domain-containing protein; translated protein: MEAYCMKCRAKREMKDVKAITMKNGKPATQGICPQCGTKMFRIGKS